From one Bacteroides sp. genomic stretch:
- the topA gene encoding type I DNA topoisomerase gives MIKNLVIVESPAKAKTIEGFLGKDFKVKSSFGHVRDLPTNSIGIEIDKNFTPLYEVPSDKKSLLAELKKQADQAETVWLATDEDREGEAISWHLAESLKLDEERTRRIVFHEITKKAILDAIETPRKIDRNLVNAQQARRVLDRLVGFELSPLLWRKVKPALSAGRVQSVAVRLIVEREKEIQAFKATASFKISAIFEVEHNGQVVMVKSELPKRFNTKKEANAFLEQCTDATFTVEQIETKPGKKSPAPPFTTSTLQQEASRKLGFSVARTMTVAQKLYESGKITYMRTDSVNLSGTAIAMAKKEIEKNFGPEYIKVRKYATKTKGAQEAHEAIRPVYMNVMNAGADASEQRLYELIWKRTLASQMADALLEKTNVTIGISTNKEKLVATGEVLKFDGFLKVYLESTDDEDEEAAEGILPPFKVGQLLPLMEMDATERFTKSPPRYTEASLVKKLEDLGIGRPSTYAPTISTIQKREYVVKENRDGEKRPYDYLLLKKGKITESIKTEVVGQEKNKLFPTDIGTVVNSFLLEYFRDILDYNFTANVEKEFDEIASGQKAWNLVIKEFYWPFHKQVEETMKTSEKFSGERLLGKDPKTGRNVYAKIGRFGPMIQIGDAEEEEKPQFSSMRKDQGLETITLEQALELFKLPRTVGEYEGKEMVASAGRFGPYIRHDGQFVSIPKEEDPLTIETGRAIELIEEKREADRQKVIKEFPENPDMKILKGRWGAYLSAGGNNYKLPKTKKPEEYSMEDCLNIIKEGTSTKKTRTTKKTTARKKGK, from the coding sequence ATGATAAAAAACCTGGTCATTGTTGAGTCACCTGCCAAAGCCAAAACCATTGAAGGCTTCCTTGGAAAAGATTTCAAGGTCAAGTCGAGTTTTGGCCACGTACGCGACCTTCCCACCAATAGCATAGGGATAGAGATCGATAAGAATTTCACCCCCCTTTATGAGGTACCTTCCGATAAGAAGTCCTTGCTTGCCGAATTAAAAAAGCAGGCAGACCAGGCGGAAACGGTATGGCTTGCCACTGATGAGGACCGTGAAGGTGAGGCCATCTCCTGGCATTTGGCCGAAAGCCTGAAACTGGATGAAGAACGCACCCGGCGTATTGTCTTCCATGAGATTACAAAGAAGGCCATACTGGATGCCATAGAGACTCCACGAAAAATTGACCGTAACCTGGTGAACGCCCAGCAGGCGCGGCGGGTGCTTGACCGGCTGGTGGGCTTTGAGCTCTCACCATTATTATGGCGCAAAGTAAAGCCGGCCTTATCGGCAGGGCGCGTGCAGTCGGTAGCTGTGCGGCTCATCGTGGAGCGCGAAAAGGAGATCCAGGCTTTTAAAGCTACGGCTTCTTTTAAAATCTCGGCGATATTTGAAGTGGAGCACAATGGGCAGGTGGTGATGGTTAAGTCAGAACTTCCCAAGCGATTCAACACCAAAAAGGAAGCTAATGCTTTCCTGGAGCAATGCACCGATGCCACCTTTACGGTTGAACAAATCGAAACCAAGCCGGGCAAAAAATCGCCGGCACCCCCGTTTACCACTTCGACGCTGCAGCAGGAGGCCAGCCGCAAGCTTGGCTTCTCGGTAGCCCGCACCATGACGGTGGCCCAGAAACTCTATGAGTCGGGGAAGATCACCTATATGCGTACCGACTCGGTAAATCTTTCGGGTACCGCCATTGCCATGGCCAAAAAAGAAATAGAAAAGAACTTTGGGCCTGAATATATCAAGGTCAGGAAGTATGCCACCAAAACCAAGGGTGCACAGGAAGCCCACGAAGCCATTCGCCCTGTGTATATGAACGTGATGAATGCAGGTGCCGACGCTTCTGAGCAGCGCCTCTACGAGCTGATCTGGAAACGGACCCTGGCATCGCAAATGGCGGATGCCCTCCTGGAAAAGACCAATGTCACCATCGGGATATCGACTAACAAAGAAAAGCTTGTTGCCACGGGCGAAGTGCTGAAGTTTGACGGTTTTCTGAAAGTGTACCTTGAGTCGACCGATGATGAGGACGAGGAAGCCGCAGAAGGGATCCTGCCGCCCTTCAAAGTAGGGCAGCTCCTTCCCCTGATGGAAATGGATGCCACGGAACGCTTTACGAAATCACCGCCTCGCTATACGGAAGCCAGCCTGGTAAAAAAACTGGAGGACCTGGGCATCGGGCGCCCATCGACTTATGCGCCCACCATCAGCACCATTCAAAAAAGGGAATATGTGGTGAAAGAAAACCGGGATGGCGAAAAACGACCATACGATTACCTGCTGCTGAAAAAGGGCAAGATCACCGAAAGCATTAAAACAGAAGTCGTTGGGCAGGAGAAGAACAAACTCTTCCCGACGGATATCGGAACCGTTGTGAACAGTTTCCTGCTGGAATATTTCAGGGATATCCTGGATTATAACTTCACGGCCAATGTGGAGAAAGAGTTTGATGAGATTGCCAGCGGACAAAAGGCCTGGAATCTTGTGATCAAAGAGTTTTACTGGCCCTTTCACAAGCAGGTAGAAGAGACTATGAAGACCTCGGAGAAGTTCAGCGGTGAGCGCCTGCTGGGCAAGGACCCCAAGACTGGAAGGAACGTTTATGCAAAGATCGGGCGGTTTGGACCGATGATCCAGATCGGGGATGCCGAAGAGGAGGAGAAGCCGCAGTTTTCGAGTATGCGTAAAGACCAGGGACTTGAGACCATCACCCTGGAACAGGCCCTTGAACTGTTTAAGCTGCCTCGCACTGTTGGGGAATATGAAGGTAAGGAGATGGTGGCGTCTGCAGGCCGTTTCGGACCTTATATCCGCCACGATGGGCAGTTCGTTTCCATCCCCAAGGAGGAGGATCCGCTGACCATTGAAACCGGACGGGCCATTGAGCTTATCGAAGAGAAACGCGAAGCAGACCGTCAGAAAGTGATTAAGGAATTCCCTGAGAACCCCGACATGAAGATCCTTAAAGGCCGATGGGGAGCTTATCTGTCGGCTGGCGGGAATAACTATAAACTTCCGAAAACCAAAAAGCCTGAAGAGTATTCAATGGAAGATTGCCTAAATATCATCAAAGAGGGAACCTCAACGAAAAAAACCCGTACAACCAAAAAAACGACAGCCCGAAAGAAGGGTAAATAA
- a CDS encoding formimidoylglutamase, with protein sequence MEIVDFFEPLDLKKLQGNHKQHPLALGRIINSYTAETGFPELEGVDIAILGVKEDRNALNNEGCGLAPDFVRKYLYQLFQGPFKVKIADLGNIRAGDQVNDTYFAVKTTVAELIRNKIIPVIIGGSQDLTYANYMAYEALGQIINIVSVDSTFDLGLRRNEEINHRNFLSTILTHQPNYLFNFTNLGYQTYLVDQDAIELMEKLYFDVYRLGVVRKDLEEVEPVVRSADMISFDISSIRQSDAPGNVNVSPNGFYGEEACQIVRYAGLSDKLSSIGFYEINPAFDHGEQTAHLVAQMIWYFFDGYYHRKNDMPDRQRKDSGEYIKYVVSLKEFKNEIIFYKSKKSDRWWMEVPCPVGLQLKYERQFLVPCSYREYQAACQDEIPEKWLQVYQKFL encoded by the coding sequence ATGGAAATCGTTGATTTTTTTGAACCGCTTGACCTGAAGAAGCTGCAGGGCAACCATAAGCAGCATCCCCTGGCCCTTGGCCGTATCATTAACAGTTATACCGCCGAAACCGGTTTTCCGGAGCTGGAAGGGGTTGACATTGCCATTCTGGGGGTAAAGGAAGACCGCAACGCCCTGAATAATGAAGGCTGCGGACTTGCCCCCGACTTTGTCCGCAAATATCTGTACCAGTTGTTTCAAGGGCCTTTTAAGGTAAAAATTGCCGACCTGGGAAACATCAGGGCTGGCGACCAGGTAAATGACACCTATTTTGCCGTTAAGACAACGGTGGCAGAACTGATTAGGAATAAGATCATCCCGGTCATTATCGGGGGGAGCCAGGACCTGACCTATGCGAATTACATGGCTTATGAAGCCCTGGGACAAATCATCAATATCGTATCCGTTGATTCGACATTTGATTTGGGCCTGCGGCGCAATGAAGAAATCAATCACCGGAATTTCCTGAGTACCATATTGACCCATCAGCCCAACTACCTGTTCAATTTTACGAACCTGGGCTACCAGACTTACCTGGTGGATCAGGATGCCATCGAGTTGATGGAAAAATTGTATTTTGATGTTTACCGGCTGGGGGTGGTCAGGAAAGACCTGGAAGAAGTAGAGCCGGTAGTCAGGAGTGCTGATATGATCTCATTCGACATTTCGAGCATCCGGCAGTCGGATGCCCCGGGTAATGTCAACGTTTCTCCAAATGGATTTTATGGGGAAGAGGCCTGCCAGATCGTTCGCTATGCAGGATTGAGCGACAAGCTTTCTTCCATCGGTTTTTACGAGATCAATCCTGCTTTTGACCATGGGGAGCAGACCGCCCACCTGGTAGCCCAGATGATCTGGTATTTCTTTGATGGCTATTATCACCGGAAAAACGACATGCCCGACCGTCAGCGCAAAGACTCGGGCGAATATATAAAGTATGTGGTATCGCTAAAGGAATTCAAAAACGAGATCATATTTTATAAAAGCAAGAAAAGTGACCGGTGGTGGATGGAAGTCCCTTGCCCTGTGGGGTTGCAGTTAAAATACGAAAGACAATTCCTTGTACCTTGTTCCTACAGGGAGTATCAGGCGGCGTGCCAGGATGAAATTCCCGAGAAGTGGTTGCAGGTGTACCAAAAATTTCTTTAA
- a CDS encoding type IX secretion system membrane protein PorP/SprF encodes MRFWGLAVIVISILYSPAVFAQQEPQFSHNMFNNMGINPGYAGLRGAICATGLARQQWLGFNDAEENRLNPETYLLNVDAPLPFLKGGLALGFMQDKLGYENSVGVKISYAYHIKMYGGKLGIGAQLGFLDKRIDFSQFTPISEGDPVLTGSAEETHMFTDFSLGAFFLTNQRSWAGLSFTQLRQAKGQIGESNHILKRHAYLTGGYNMTLPNNPSFELTPSLLVKTDLASVQLDINAMVTYNKRFWGGVSYRLQDAVVFLFGLNIEQISVGYSYDFTTSPLGRRGRSFGSHEIMLQYCFDLDLDKIREIQRNVRFL; translated from the coding sequence ATGAGATTTTGGGGTCTAGCCGTAATTGTTATCAGCATCCTGTACAGTCCGGCGGTTTTTGCACAGCAAGAACCCCAGTTTAGCCACAACATGTTTAACAACATGGGCATCAACCCGGGTTATGCGGGATTGCGCGGCGCCATATGCGCCACAGGCCTGGCAAGGCAACAATGGTTAGGGTTTAACGATGCTGAAGAGAACCGCCTCAACCCTGAGACCTACCTGCTGAATGTGGATGCCCCCCTTCCATTTTTAAAGGGAGGATTGGCGCTGGGTTTTATGCAGGACAAACTGGGATATGAAAACAGCGTGGGAGTCAAGATCTCTTATGCATACCATATTAAGATGTATGGCGGCAAACTGGGCATCGGAGCACAGTTAGGATTTTTGGACAAGCGCATTGATTTCAGCCAGTTTACCCCCATCTCGGAAGGAGACCCTGTTTTGACAGGCAGCGCTGAAGAGACGCATATGTTCACCGACTTTTCACTGGGCGCTTTCTTCCTTACCAACCAACGTTCGTGGGCCGGCCTTTCCTTCACCCAGTTAAGGCAAGCCAAAGGACAGATCGGGGAAAGCAACCATATACTGAAGCGCCATGCTTACCTGACAGGTGGTTATAACATGACACTTCCCAACAATCCGAGTTTTGAGCTGACCCCTTCCTTGCTGGTAAAAACAGACCTTGCATCGGTGCAATTGGACATAAACGCCATGGTCACATACAATAAAAGGTTTTGGGGTGGCGTTAGTTACAGGCTGCAAGATGCCGTAGTGTTTCTTTTCGGACTCAATATCGAGCAGATCAGCGTGGGGTATTCCTACGACTTTACGACCTCCCCCCTGGGAAGAAGAGGCCGCAGTTTTGGAAGCCACGAAATCATGCTCCAGTATTGCTTCGACCTGGATCTGGATAAAATCAGGGAAATACAAAGAAATGTACGTTTTCTCTGA
- a CDS encoding SUMF1/EgtB/PvdO family nonheme iron enzyme, which produces MKKLIFIAVATVLFASCDQSSRGHLTGVLDRPDSYYADPPGMVFVPMGSFIMGPSDEDVAYSHNAISKTISMPAFYMDETEITNNQYRQFVFWVRDSLAHNLLAALDESHLIEEDDFGNLLDPPLVNWETRIRWDGEEEREVLAELYLPEHERFFNRREIDSRKLIYRYYTIDLTRAARRSERNTPRSELVYEYQTPVYPDTLAWIHDFTYSYNEPMTEKYFWHPTYDHYPVVGVNWLQARAFTIWRTQYLNSYLASRERPFAMEFSLPSEAQWEYAARGGLDLNPYPWGGPYIRNQDGCFLANFKPLRGNYIDDGGYQTVIVGHYPPNDFGLYDMSGNVAEWTRNAYDESFYVFGHDMNPDYQYEAKPDDPETMKRKVVRGGSWKDVGYFLQVSTRAYEYQDTAKSYIGFRCIQTYPGRDRNDGRGASNVY; this is translated from the coding sequence ATGAAAAAACTGATTTTTATTGCTGTGGCGACGGTTCTTTTTGCCAGCTGTGATCAATCAAGTCGCGGACACCTCACCGGGGTGCTTGACCGACCGGATTCATATTACGCCGATCCTCCCGGGATGGTATTTGTCCCTATGGGCAGTTTCATTATGGGGCCCTCGGATGAGGATGTAGCTTATTCGCACAACGCCATCTCAAAAACCATCTCCATGCCTGCATTTTACATGGATGAGACAGAGATCACCAATAACCAGTACCGTCAATTTGTGTTCTGGGTGCGTGACTCGCTCGCTCACAACCTGCTGGCAGCGTTGGACGAAAGCCACCTTATAGAGGAAGATGATTTTGGCAATTTGCTGGATCCTCCCCTGGTAAACTGGGAAACCCGGATCCGCTGGGATGGTGAAGAAGAGCGTGAAGTGCTGGCCGAACTCTATCTGCCCGAGCATGAGCGTTTTTTCAACCGCCGCGAAATCGACTCCCGTAAATTGATCTATCGGTATTATACAATCGACCTGACCAGGGCAGCCCGACGTTCGGAGCGAAACACACCCCGCAGCGAGTTAGTTTACGAATACCAGACACCGGTATATCCTGACACGCTGGCCTGGATCCACGACTTTACCTATTCGTATAACGAGCCCATGACGGAAAAATATTTCTGGCATCCCACCTATGATCACTACCCGGTGGTTGGAGTAAACTGGCTGCAAGCCCGTGCTTTCACCATCTGGAGGACCCAGTACCTGAACAGTTACCTGGCCAGCCGTGAACGTCCCTTTGCCATGGAGTTCTCGCTGCCCTCAGAAGCTCAATGGGAATATGCCGCCAGGGGTGGACTCGACCTAAACCCTTATCCGTGGGGAGGCCCTTACATCCGCAATCAGGACGGTTGCTTCCTGGCCAATTTCAAACCGCTCAGGGGTAACTACATTGACGATGGAGGCTATCAGACCGTTATCGTGGGTCACTATCCTCCCAATGACTTTGGCCTGTATGACATGTCGGGTAACGTGGCCGAATGGACCCGTAACGCTTATGATGAATCGTTTTATGTGTTTGGTCATGACATGAACCCCGACTACCAATACGAAGCCAAGCCCGATGATCCTGAAACGATGAAGCGCAAGGTGGTCCGCGGTGGTTCGTGGAAAGATGTCGGATACTTCCTCCAGGTAAGCACCCGTGCATACGAATACCAGGATACGGCGAAGTCATACATCGGTTTCCGTTGCATCCAGACTTATCCCGGACGTGACCGTAACGATGGGCGCGGAGCCTCCAATGTGTACTAA
- the gldL gene encoding gliding motility protein GldL, giving the protein MKFVKTKAWKVFMSRLYGWGASIVILGALFKIQHYPFAGAMLIVGMVTEAIVFFFSAFEPIHEEPDWSLVYPELAGLEDVEPRKQNGHRLVSQNVTLSNTLDKLLEDAKIGPELIGNLSKGLQNLSDNAAKMADLSNAAVVTNGYIQNVETASRSVVELSQSYKNAAEFLKHDLSLSQEYGNSLKSAVSSMNQLSETYQKTATTAKESLDVSSQFNNSIKNVTTYTDQLGESYSKNAALLTKAVEALEGNANSGKTYSEQLQKTANNLMALNTAYELQLQAAGNQSESSEKLQKAVGSLVDNINESLTNTKQYKEEIEKLNANIRALNSVYGNMLSAMNFNTPR; this is encoded by the coding sequence ATGAAATTCGTAAAAACCAAAGCATGGAAAGTCTTCATGTCCAGACTATATGGATGGGGCGCCTCAATTGTTATTCTTGGTGCGTTATTTAAAATTCAGCACTATCCTTTTGCCGGCGCTATGTTGATAGTAGGTATGGTAACTGAGGCCATTGTATTCTTCTTCTCCGCATTCGAGCCTATCCATGAAGAGCCCGACTGGAGCCTGGTGTATCCGGAACTTGCCGGCCTTGAAGATGTAGAACCCCGCAAGCAGAATGGCCACAGGCTGGTATCCCAGAATGTGACCCTGTCGAATACACTTGACAAATTGCTGGAAGACGCCAAAATCGGGCCTGAACTCATCGGCAACTTAAGCAAGGGGCTGCAGAACCTGAGTGATAATGCCGCTAAAATGGCTGATCTTTCCAATGCTGCCGTGGTAACCAATGGCTACATCCAGAATGTTGAGACAGCTTCAAGGTCTGTTGTGGAACTTAGCCAGTCCTATAAAAATGCGGCTGAATTCCTGAAGCATGATCTTAGCCTCTCGCAAGAATACGGCAACAGCCTCAAGAGTGCTGTAAGCTCAATGAATCAGTTGAGCGAAACGTATCAGAAGACTGCTACGACAGCCAAGGAAAGCCTGGACGTATCGTCTCAATTTAACAATAGCATTAAGAATGTTACCACATACACCGATCAGCTTGGGGAAAGTTACAGCAAGAATGCTGCCTTGCTGACCAAGGCTGTTGAGGCACTGGAAGGCAATGCCAACAGTGGGAAGACCTACAGTGAGCAACTTCAGAAAACTGCCAACAACCTGATGGCCCTGAATACTGCCTATGAGTTGCAGTTGCAGGCTGCCGGAAACCAGTCAGAATCCAGTGAGAAACTGCAGAAAGCTGTGGGCTCGCTCGTTGACAACATCAACGAATCGCTGACCAACACCAAGCAGTATAAGGAGGAAATTGAAAAGCTGAATGCTAACATTCGCGCTCTTAACAGCGTGTATGGCAACATGCTTTCAGCCATGAATTTCAATACCCCTCGCTAA